The following proteins are encoded in a genomic region of Corylus avellana chromosome ca4, CavTom2PMs-1.0:
- the LOC132177082 gene encoding transcriptional corepressor LEUNIG_HOMOLOG gives MSQSNWEADKMLDVYIYDYLVKKKLHATAKSFMTEGKVAADPVAIDAPGGFLFEWWSVFWDIFIARTNEKHSETAAAYIEAQHNKAKEQQQQQLQMQQLQLMRQAQMQRRDPNHPSLGGPVNAVNSEGMLGQSTASALAAKMYEERVKRSNSMDSETSQPLLDPRMALLKSTTNHPGQLVQGNSGSVTAALQQIQARTQQTNDIKGEVNISANQRSLPMDHSPMYAQAIMQSKPGMGNAGLNPGVGGLPLKGWPLTGIDQIRPGLGAQVQKPFLQNSNQFQLLPQQQLLAQVQAQGNLGSSPMYGETDPQRFRGLSRGSLNAKDGQPIANDGSIGSPMQSTSLKINMPQMQQCSSQQQQDPLHPQQVQQNNRKRKGPSSSGAANSTGTGNTLGPSPNSQPSTPSTHTPGDGLAMAGNLQNVGSVSKGLMMYGADGVGGLASSTNQLDDMEHFGDVGSLEDNVESFLSHDDGDGRDLFGALKRNPSEHAAETSKGFSFSEVSSIRKSNSKVVSCHFSSDGKLLASAGHDKKVVLWNMETLQTESTPEEHTLIITDVRFRPNSTQLATSSFDTSVRIWDAAKPSYNSLQTYTGHNSNVMSLDFHPKKSDVFCSCDANSEIRFWSINQYSCTRVSKGGSAQVRFQPRIGALLAAAAENVVSIFDVETDRQTLSLQGHSSQVHSVCWDTTGDYLASVSQESVRVWSVATGECTHELSSSGNTFHSCVFHPSYSTLLVIGGYQSLELWNMAVNKCMTISAHECVISALAQSPATGIVASASHDKSVKIWK, from the exons ATGTCGCAGAGCAATTGGGAAGCGGATAAAAT GCttgatgtttatatatatgattacttGGTGAAGAAAAAATTGCATGCCACGGCAAAATCCTTCATGACTGAAGGGAAGGTTGCAGCGGACCCCGTAG CAATTGATGCTCCTGGGGGGTTTCTTTTTGAATGGTGGTCTGTTTTCTGGGACATTTTTATTGCAAGGACAAACGAGAAACATTCTGAGACAGCTGCAGCTTACATTGAG GCACAGCATAATAAAGCAAAAgagcaacagcaacagcaactGCAAATGCAGCAGTTGCAACTAATGCGTCAAGCTCAGATGCAACGAAGGGATCCTAATCATCCCTCCCTTGGTGGTCCCGTGAATGCCGTCAATTCCGAAGGAATGCTTGGGCAGTCTACTGCTAGTGCATTGGCAGCCAAAATGTATGAGGAACGCGTGAAGCGTAGTAATTCAATGGATTCCGAGACATCCCAACCACTTCTTGATCCTAGGATGGCCCTTCTGAAATCAACAACTAATCATCCCGG TCAGTTGGTCCAAGGAAACTCTGGAAGTGTGACTGCAGCTTTGCAGCAAATCCAGGCACGAACTCAACAGACCAAT GACATCAAAGGTGAAGTTAACATATCTGCTAATCAGAGAtccttgcccatggatcattcTCCAATGTATGCGCAGGCAATCATGCAGTCAAAACCTGGAATGGGAAATGCAG GATTGAACCCTGGAGTTGGTGGTCTTCCATTGAAGGGGTGGCCCTTAACA GGCATTGACCAAATTCGGCCAGGTTTAGGTGCACAAGTTCAAAAGCCCTTCCTTCAGAATTCAAATCAGTTTCAGCTTTTGCCCCAGCAACAACTCTTAGCACAGGTGCAAGCACAAGGCAATCTTGGTAGTTCACCTATGTATGGAGAAACGGATCCTCAAAGATTTAGAGGATTATCTAGGGGCAGTTTGAATGCAAAAGATGGTCAACCAATTGCAAATGATGGATCCATAGGTTCTCCAATGCAATCAACTTCTTTAAAG ATAAACATGCCACAGATGCAACAATGTTCTTCTCAACAACAACAGGACCCTCTGCATCCACAGCAAGTGCAACAG AATAATCGGAAAAGGAAAGGGCCTTCATCTTCTGGAGCTGCTAACAGTACTGGCACAGGAAATACCCTAGGTCCTTCACCAAACTCTCAGCCATCAACTCCATCTACTCATACTCCTGGTGATGGACTTGCTATGGCGGGTAATCTGCAGAATGTTGGGAGCGTCTCAAAAGGTTTAATGATGTATGGTGCAGATGGAGTAGGTGGTCTTGCATCATCCACAAACCAGCTG GATGACATGGAACATTTTGGAGATGTTGGCTCTTTAGAAGATAACGTTGAATCTTTTCTCTCACATGATGATGGAGATGGAAGGGATTTGTTTGGTGCATTGAAACGGAATCCTTCTGAACATGCTGCAGAAACTTCAAAAG GTTTTTCCTTCAGCGAAGTTAGTTCCATTCGTAAAAGCAATAGCAAAGTTGTCTCCTGTCATTTCTCTTCAGATGGCAAGTTATTGGCCAGTGCTGGGCATGACAAGAAG GTTGTTCTTTGGAACATGGAGACTCTACAGACTGAGAGCACGCCAGAGGAACACACCCTGATAATTACCGATGTTCGCTTCAGACCAAATTCAACTCAGCTGGCAACATCTTCGTTTGATACATCTGTGCGAATCTGGGATGCTGCAAAA CCAAGCTATAACAGCTTACAAACATATACAGGGCACAACTCAAATGTAATGTCCCTCGATTTCCACCCTAAGAAGAGTGACGTTTTCTGCTCTTGTGATGCTAACAGTGAGATTCGTTTCTGGAGTATTAATCAGTATTCTTGCACCCGTGTTTCCAAG GGAGGTTCAGCACAGGTGAGATTTCAACCCAGAATTGGAGCACTTTTGGCTGCAGCAGCAGAGAATGTCGTGTCCATCTTTGATGTTGAGACTGATAGGCAGACACTCTCATTACAG GGGCACTCATCACAAGTGCACTCTGTTTGTTGGGACACAACTGGAGATTATTTGGCATCTGTCAGTCAAGAGTCTGTCAGAGTGTGGTCAGTAGCCACCGGAGAGTGCACTCACGAGCTCAGTTCCAGTGGAAACACCTTCCATTCTTGTGTTTTCCATCCAAGCTACTCCACTCTCTTGGTCATTGGAGGCTACCAG TCTTTGGAGCTTTGGAACATGGCAGTGAATAAGTGTATGACAATTTCCGCTCATGAGTGTGTGATATCAGCTTTGGCACAGTCACCAGCAACAGGGATAGTTGCTTCTGCCAGTCATGACAAATCTGTTAAGATTTGGAAATAA
- the LOC132178361 gene encoding glycine-rich cell wall structural protein-like yields the protein MRAVSCCVGVAFLCVFVVSGLVLADVGGVDQDDKHFFHPPLLLGGGGLGHGIYKKGFRHGGLGGGGGLGGGAGGGLGGGGGLGGGAGGGLGGGGGLGGGAGGGLGGGAGGGLGGGGGLGGGGGLGGGAGGGAGGGGGLGGGGGLGGGAGGGVGGGGGLGGGGGLGGGVGGGVGGGAGGGGGVGVGGGLGGGGGVGVGGGLGGGGGVGGGAGGGAGGGIGGVGGGGGLGGGGGLGGGGGAEVQVALVQLVELEEALEEGLEQVEVLVVDLVVAEVVVAAEEVDLVEVVALGVVVALVLVVELDLVVDTRVQKLQILTFSSAATNQCLFIAHVPNLKRVNAKAKDRITHTLEVRKANVKNLQDCVAKYKASADKKWRYVEFEE from the exons ATGAGGGCTGTTTCATGTTGTGTTGGGGTTGCTTTCTTGTGCGTTTTTGTTGTCAGTGGTTTGGTTTTGGCTGATGTTGGAGGGGTTGATCAGGATGACAAACATTTCTTTCACCCCCCGCTTTTGCTTGGGGGGGGAGGTCTAGGTCATGGGATATATAAGAAGGGGTTTAGACATGGTGGTCTTGGTGGTGGGGGTGGTCTTGGTGGTGGTGCAGGAGGTGGCTTAGGTGGTGGTGGGGGCCTAGGTGGAGGTGCAGGAGGTGGCttaggtggtggtggtggcctAGGTGGAGGTGCAGGAGGTGGCCTAGGTGGAGGTGCAGGAGGTGGCttaggtggtggtggtggcctAG GTGGAGGAGGTGGACTCGGTGGTGGTGCTGGTGGAGGAGCTGGTGGTGGTGGGGGTCTAGGTGGTGGAGGTGGACTCGGTGGTGGTGCTGGTGGAGGAGTTGGTGGTGGTGGGGGTCTAGGTGGTGGAGGTGGACTCGGTGGTGGTGTTGGTGGAGGCGTTGGTGGAGGAGCTGGTGGTGGTGGGGGTGTAGGTGTTGGAGGTGGACTCGGTGGTGGTGGGGGTGTAGGTGTTGGAGGTGGACTCGGTGGTGGTGGGGGTGTAGGTGGTGGTGCTGGCGGTGGTGCTGGTGGAGGCATTGGTGGAGTTGGTGGTGGTGGGGGTCTAGGCGGCGGAGGTGGacttggtggtggtggtggagctGAGGTGCAGGTGGCATTGGTGCAGCTGGTGGAGTTGGAGGAG GCACTGGAGGAGGGCTTGGAGCAAGTGGAGGTGTTGGTGGTGGACTTGGTGGTGGCGGAGGTGGTGGTGGCGGCGGAGGAGGTGGATTTGGTGGAGGTGGTGGCTTTGGGGGTGGTGGTGGCTTTGGTGCTGGTGGTGGAGCTGGATTTGGTGGTGGACACTAGAGTGCAGAAACTACAAATATTGACCTTTTCATCTGCTGCGACTAATCAATGCTTGTTCATAG CACATGTTCCTAATTTGAAGAGGGTGAATGCTAAGGCTAAAGATCGTATTACTCATACTCTGGAAGTTCGTAAGGCTAATGTTAAGAACTTGCAAGATTGTGTTGCCAAATACAAGGCAAGTGCTGACAAGAAGTGGCGTTATGTGGAATTTGAAGAATAA